Below is a genomic region from Candidatus Thorarchaeota archaeon.
CCTGATGCAAACGTAGCTATACAAGTAAGCGGTACATTCGGATCTAGACAGGAAGAAGCACAAAGACTCGGAAGGATACTGAGACCTAAGAAGGACGGTAGCTTCGCGAGGTTTTACAGTATTATTACAAAAGACACGAAGGACCAGGACTTCGCTTCAAAGCGACAACTCTTCTTAACAGAGCAAGGATACCAATATGTAATCGCATCTGAAGAAGAAGCCATTTGGGAAAAACCACCTGAAAAATTCTTCAGATAGGGATTCCGAGAATATCAGCCAATTGTACAGATTTCTGTCTGAAGTATTCAGTTAGCCTTGCTCGAGTATCACTGTTGGCAAGATTATCCTCTACGATGCCCATGTCAAGATGTAGTAATCTTGTAAGAGTCCAAGTCAAGCAAGAGAAGAGCGCAAGAGGTACAAGTTTCAGAATCATCTCTTGGTTTTCTCTAGTTTTCACTAAGGGGTTGTCTATGGGAATTTTGTAGTCTCCTTTGGGTTCAACAAAGAAATATGCACTATCATAGAATGAGCTACCCGTAAAGGTGTTTTCAAAATCAATCAACAAGATTGAATGTGCCTTCAAAACCACATTGCTGGGCCGGAAATCGCCATGTACCGTGTCGCTCTGCCAGAAGGGAAGTCCAACCATTTTCTCTTCAAGCTCGCTTCCGAAATCTCTCATGTTGTCGAGAAAATCAGCCAACAGCATAGAATGACTTTCGTCGTTATTGCTTACCTGTTCAAGTTGCTTCTGATTCACGCTCAAATAGGTACGAGGGTGATCGTAACACGGGACAGGAAGTCGAATGCGCGAGAATCTACATTGAGCATTCCGGATGCGGACTAATTCATCATCCTGAAACGAGTGTGGGTTTGTCTTAGTAACCCCTTTTTCATATTCAGTAACAAGAAAAGGTAACTCATTCCCAAGCATTCCCTTTGCCACAGGTCTACTGGATAAGTTGTAACGGTACACAATTCCTTGTATCATCCACTGCATATCGTAC
It encodes:
- a CDS encoding aminoglycoside phosphotransferase family protein, which gives rise to DDKIWILGGMSNLNLLVSDGKKRYVVKVPALQLEYDENPYDMQWMIQGIVYRYNLSSRPVAKGMLGNELPFLVTEYEKGVTKTNPHSFQDDELVRIRNAQCRFSRIRLPVPCYDHPRTYLSVNQKQLEQVSNNDESHSMLLADFLDNMRDFGSELEEKMVGLPFWQSDTVHGDFRPSNVVLKAHSILLIDFENTFTGSSFYDSAYFFVEPKGDYKIPIDNPLVKTRENQEMILKLVPLALFSCLTWTLTRLLHLDMGIVEDNLANSDTRARLTEYFRQKSVQLADILGIPI